The segment GCGAAAGCCGAGCTAGAAGGCAGCCGGCAGCAAATGAAGTCACTTCGTAATCAGTTAAACCAAATGCTCGGCAACGACCAGCTCCGTAAGGATTTGCTCGTCAACGTGCCAGCCTTTACGCAAATTAGCGTCGGGCAATACCAAGCCGACAATCTATACAAGTCTGTCAAAGACGATCATCCGTCATTAAAGCCGATCAAAACAGCCGTTAACATTTACGATGACATTGCTGATGATGCCACCTCGCTTGACGTTTTAGGGGCTGAGCAGTATGAGCAGACGATCGATTCGATCAATGCACAGCTCAAAGTCTTAGACAACGACATTGACTTTGGCGATATTATCGATGACATCGAAAATGCGGAGGACATCGAGGATATTTCAGACGAGGCGATGAACTTGCTCATGCAATTTATGGCACAACAGCAAGTCGCCGGTCAGAAGGATCAGCTCATTGCCCAGCGTGACGCAGCTGAAGAAGCGCTTGAAGATGCGAAAGATGACCGAGACGATGCCGAGGAAGAGCTGGAACGGTATTACGAAGCGCAAAAGAGCGACAGTGAAGTTCGGTTAATGCAGCAGCATCAGGCGCTCAAGCTGAAAAGCCAAGACTTTGAAAACCAATTTTTAGCCATGAGCGAGCAAATCGCCCTCTATGAACAAAATATCGAGAAGGCGAAAAAAGGGTACGACATCTCAGTTGAGGCACTTGAACAAGGAACGATCACGCCAAACGAGCTTGAAAATGCCCGTCTCCAAGTGAGCAATGCTGAGCTTCAGCTGCTAAGTGCGCAAAAAGACTATGCTTTGTTACGAGAAGAGCTGCGTCTCTTTAAAGAAGGTTTAAGCAGTGGTGGCTCAAGCGCCGGTGGCGGTGCAGGCGGCGGATTTTAAAAAAA is part of the Litoribacterium kuwaitense genome and harbors:
- a CDS encoding TolC family protein, producing MKKKLWIPVLATTVIAAGPLFTLKADEATNWDLKQAVNKMEKEDLANDLYETLPDLSDETQPYQGEFSDDLEDIQDAQTEYQTLASELGREFGYYQMLYNYWLAKESDKVQQKSLENAEEELRLTTLRYKEGVSSRQEMIQAEVSVNNAKAELEGSRQQMKSLRNQLNQMLGNDQLRKDLLVNVPAFTQISVGQYQADNLYKSVKDDHPSLKPIKTAVNIYDDIADDATSLDVLGAEQYEQTIDSINAQLKVLDNDIDFGDIIDDIENAEDIEDISDEAMNLLMQFMAQQQVAGQKDQLIAQRDAAEEALEDAKDDRDDAEEELERYYEAQKSDSEVRLMQQHQALKLKSQDFENQFLAMSEQIALYEQNIEKAKKGYDISVEALEQGTITPNELENARLQVSNAELQLLSAQKDYALLREELRLFKEGLSSGGSSAGGGAGGGF